In Bradyrhizobium sp. G127, one genomic interval encodes:
- a CDS encoding TRAP transporter permease: MVYEHGTEEKIKVELDNFEHGFPEGFGPGAWGHLAYVVGICFAVFQLIVAAWNFLPSQAVRGIHVGFLLLLTFGLIGNFTAKTNLQRAAGWAIGAIGFFCGLYQYIFYADLIQRDGDPTRLDLVVGTVLGILIFEGVRRMMGLALPLMCGACLLYWAFGQYLPSPLNHRGYDFDQIVTHLSYGTEGFYGVPIYVSATYIFLFILFGSFLERAGMIKLFTDVSLGLFGGTRGGPAKVAVVASGMMGTISGSGVANVVTVGQFTIPLMIKFGYRRAFAAGVEATASMGGQIMPPVMGAVAFIMAETLGVDYSVIVKAAVIPAVLYFASAFWMVHLEAGKHGLTGMKKDEIPSALKALIDRWYLVLPLAALVFMLFEGFTPLYAGSMGLALTVALILGASIVLGFSNLALRYVFWIGLALIAGSLFRNGSSVDIRYVAAVVAALVAIAAFTQGGRATLAACRDSLAESSKSALTVGMACAIVGTIIGMMTQTGVGTIFGSWVIGLGEKSLFLALIMTMLLSIVLGTGIPTIPTYIIVAALAAPALAKLGVPLIISHMFAFYYGIMADLSPPVALAALAAAPIAKENPDKIGWEAMRIALAGYVIPFIAVYSPALMLQNGDPMQAKLGFYGAVVYATVKALVAIGLFGMVAIGYLFTRMTVVERIVSFVAALLLLGEFVYSDELGFVLAIAAVIWQWRKKPAQVVVPA; the protein is encoded by the coding sequence ATGGTTTACGAGCACGGCACCGAAGAAAAAATCAAAGTCGAACTCGACAATTTCGAGCACGGCTTTCCGGAAGGCTTCGGCCCCGGCGCGTGGGGCCATCTCGCCTATGTGGTCGGCATCTGCTTTGCGGTGTTCCAGCTCATCGTCGCGGCGTGGAATTTCCTGCCCAGCCAGGCGGTGCGCGGCATCCATGTCGGCTTCCTGCTGCTCCTGACGTTTGGCCTGATCGGCAATTTCACCGCGAAGACAAACCTGCAGCGTGCCGCCGGGTGGGCCATCGGTGCGATCGGATTCTTCTGCGGACTCTATCAGTACATTTTCTATGCCGACCTCATTCAGCGCGACGGCGATCCAACCCGGCTCGACCTGGTGGTCGGTACGGTGCTGGGCATTCTGATTTTTGAAGGCGTGCGCCGGATGATGGGGCTCGCCCTTCCTTTGATGTGCGGCGCGTGTCTGCTGTATTGGGCGTTCGGCCAGTATCTGCCATCGCCGCTGAATCACCGCGGCTACGACTTCGACCAGATCGTCACCCATCTGTCCTACGGTACCGAAGGCTTCTATGGCGTGCCGATCTATGTCTCGGCAACCTACATCTTCCTGTTCATCCTGTTCGGCTCGTTCCTCGAACGCGCCGGCATGATCAAGCTGTTCACCGACGTGTCGCTTGGCCTGTTCGGCGGCACCCGCGGCGGCCCGGCGAAAGTCGCTGTGGTCGCGTCCGGCATGATGGGCACAATCTCGGGCTCCGGCGTCGCCAACGTGGTGACTGTCGGCCAGTTCACGATCCCGCTGATGATCAAGTTCGGTTATCGCCGCGCGTTCGCCGCGGGCGTCGAGGCCACCGCCTCGATGGGCGGACAGATCATGCCGCCGGTGATGGGCGCGGTCGCCTTCATCATGGCGGAGACGCTGGGCGTCGACTACTCGGTGATCGTGAAAGCTGCCGTCATTCCGGCAGTGCTGTACTTCGCCTCCGCGTTCTGGATGGTGCATCTCGAAGCCGGCAAGCATGGCCTCACCGGCATGAAGAAGGACGAGATCCCGAGCGCTTTGAAAGCGCTGATCGATCGCTGGTATCTGGTGTTGCCGCTCGCCGCGCTGGTGTTCATGCTGTTTGAGGGTTTCACGCCGCTCTATGCGGGATCGATGGGCCTCGCGCTCACGGTGGCGCTGATCCTCGGCGCCAGCATCGTGCTCGGCTTCTCGAACCTGGCGCTGCGCTACGTGTTCTGGATCGGCCTCGCGCTGATCGCCGGATCGCTGTTCCGCAACGGCAGTTCGGTCGACATTCGTTATGTCGCGGCGGTTGTTGCGGCCCTGGTCGCCATCGCGGCGTTCACGCAAGGCGGACGCGCCACTTTGGCCGCCTGCCGCGACTCGCTGGCGGAGAGTTCGAAGTCGGCGCTGACCGTGGGCATGGCCTGCGCCATCGTCGGCACCATCATCGGCATGATGACCCAGACCGGCGTCGGCACCATTTTTGGTAGCTGGGTGATCGGCCTCGGCGAGAAGAGCCTGTTCCTCGCGCTCATCATGACCATGCTGCTGTCGATCGTGCTCGGCACCGGCATTCCGACCATCCCAACCTACATCATCGTCGCGGCGCTGGCGGCGCCCGCGCTCGCCAAGCTCGGGGTGCCGCTGATTATCAGCCACATGTTCGCGTTCTACTACGGCATCATGGCCGACCTCTCGCCGCCGGTGGCGCTGGCGGCGCTGGCCGCCGCACCCATTGCGAAGGAAAATCCCGACAAGATCGGCTGGGAAGCGATGCGCATCGCGCTGGCGGGCTACGTGATCCCGTTCATCGCGGTGTATTCGCCGGCGCTGATGTTGCAGAACGGCGATCCGATGCAGGCGAAACTCGGCTTTTACGGCGCGGTCGTCTATGCGACGGTCAAGGCGCTGGTCGCCATCGGCCTGTTCGGCATGGTCGCCATCGGCTACCTGTTCACGCGGATGACCGTGGTCGAGCGGATCGTGAGCTTTGTCGCGGCATTGTTGCTGCTGGGCGAGTTCGTCTACAGCGACGAACTCGGCTTTGTTCTCGCGATCGCCGCCGTGATCTGGCAGTGGCGCAAGAAGCCGGCACAGGTAGTGGTACCAGCCTGA
- a CDS encoding DUF1850 domain-containing protein, with the protein MGLCLATAGVVKSLAVASFMLSWTHSVEQTEWQEDWRVTPQGLEIVEARVKGSGAGMEPPPEARLIGGWFRWKPQLPVLPELALGNSGMAGEWRFCTGGVCRTFSDILGTPAGTNVTTMRACDTPELAPGKIDSGAAAAPMANSAIVAEHVAVVIARARASHAKGDYDRARVDADEAARLDPRSSEALTVRADALAGAKHYDKAIDDYDAAIRLDPNNARLFALRAAAFASMREPRLAVRDYTESIRLNPKEMQTYIERAAVFKKVRRFDLAIDDQSEAIRLNPASAELYDSRGQTYAHNNAYDRAIADYNEAIRLRPAATFYLNRGMAYQLKGDLDPAIADYDKVIELDGKLALAYNNRGMALRAKGNRPRALADFTTAIRLDPDLDVAVAHRKDLAREIERIGAQMPLKGKQN; encoded by the coding sequence GTGGGTCTCTGCCTTGCCACTGCGGGCGTTGTGAAGTCGCTGGCGGTGGCGTCGTTCATGCTGTCGTGGACGCATTCGGTCGAGCAGACCGAGTGGCAGGAAGACTGGCGCGTCACGCCACAGGGCCTCGAAATCGTCGAAGCCCGGGTCAAGGGTTCGGGCGCAGGCATGGAGCCGCCGCCGGAGGCGCGGCTGATCGGCGGCTGGTTTCGCTGGAAGCCGCAATTGCCGGTGTTGCCCGAGTTAGCCCTTGGCAATTCCGGCATGGCCGGCGAGTGGCGGTTCTGCACCGGCGGCGTCTGCCGGACGTTCTCGGACATTCTCGGCACACCGGCGGGCACCAATGTCACAACCATGCGCGCCTGCGATACGCCGGAGCTCGCTCCGGGCAAGATCGACAGCGGCGCGGCCGCAGCGCCGATGGCCAACAGCGCCATTGTCGCGGAACATGTGGCCGTCGTGATCGCGCGTGCCCGCGCCAGTCATGCGAAAGGCGACTATGACCGCGCCCGTGTGGATGCCGACGAGGCCGCTCGCCTCGATCCGCGGAGCAGCGAGGCGCTGACGGTTCGTGCCGATGCGCTGGCCGGCGCAAAGCATTACGACAAGGCCATCGACGACTACGACGCGGCGATCCGGCTCGATCCCAACAACGCGCGGCTGTTCGCGCTGCGCGCGGCGGCCTTTGCGTCGATGCGTGAGCCGCGGCTTGCCGTGCGCGACTACACCGAATCCATTCGCCTGAACCCGAAGGAGATGCAGACCTATATCGAGCGCGCGGCGGTCTTCAAGAAGGTCCGGCGTTTCGATCTGGCCATCGACGACCAGTCCGAGGCCATCCGGCTCAATCCGGCATCGGCCGAACTGTACGACAGCCGGGGCCAGACCTACGCCCACAATAATGCCTACGACCGCGCCATCGCGGATTACAACGAGGCGATCCGGCTGCGTCCGGCGGCAACCTTCTACCTGAACCGCGGCATGGCCTATCAGCTCAAGGGTGATCTCGATCCCGCCATCGCCGACTACGACAAGGTGATCGAGCTCGATGGCAAGCTGGCGCTGGCCTACAACAACCGCGGAATGGCGCTGCGGGCCAAGGGCAATCGCCCGCGCGCGCTGGCGGATTTTACCACGGCCATCAGGCTCGACCCGGACCTCGACGTCGCGGTGGCGCATCGCAAGGACCTGGCGCGCGAAATCGAGCGGATCGGTGCGCAGATGCCGCTGAAGGGGAAGCAAAATTGA
- a CDS encoding tripartite tricarboxylate transporter substrate binding protein yields the protein MSKRPASAQPLSIAHVTRRSVLAGGAAAFAATPFLSRASKAAGWPDRPVKFVVPFAAGGTTDILGRLVAQKLSEEYGQQFVVENKPGAGGNIAADFVAKSDPDGYTFIVGTPGTHAINKYVQKNMPYDPIKDIQPVTIIARVPNLMSVNPEVPAKTVAEFIALAKSKPGQLFYGTPGLGSTAHLATELFKSMTGIDIVHVPYKGSAPALTDLVAGRVHVMIDNLPAVLPFAENGNVRPLAVSTAERWPLLPNIPPIGETVKGYDAASWFTVAAPAKVPKDIITRLNASIIKHIKSPEGIERIRKLGGEPIGNTPEEMQAFVISETEKWGKVAEFAKIKPE from the coding sequence ATGTCCAAGCGACCCGCTTCCGCGCAACCTCTTTCTATCGCGCACGTGACTCGCCGCTCTGTTCTTGCCGGCGGCGCAGCAGCATTTGCCGCCACGCCATTCCTGAGCCGCGCCTCGAAGGCCGCCGGATGGCCCGACCGTCCCGTCAAATTCGTCGTGCCTTTCGCCGCCGGCGGCACCACCGACATTCTCGGGCGTCTCGTTGCCCAGAAACTCTCGGAAGAATACGGTCAGCAGTTCGTCGTCGAGAACAAGCCGGGCGCAGGCGGCAATATCGCCGCCGATTTTGTCGCGAAGTCTGACCCCGACGGATACACCTTCATCGTCGGCACGCCCGGTACCCATGCGATCAACAAGTATGTTCAGAAGAACATGCCCTACGATCCGATCAAGGACATCCAGCCGGTCACCATCATCGCCCGCGTCCCGAACCTGATGTCGGTCAACCCCGAGGTGCCGGCGAAAACCGTCGCGGAATTCATCGCGCTGGCCAAATCAAAGCCCGGACAGCTTTTCTACGGCACACCCGGCCTCGGCAGCACGGCGCATCTCGCCACCGAACTGTTCAAGTCGATGACCGGCATCGACATCGTGCATGTCCCCTATAAAGGCAGCGCCCCGGCCCTGACCGACCTGGTGGCGGGTCGCGTCCATGTCATGATCGACAACCTGCCCGCGGTGCTTCCCTTCGCCGAGAATGGCAACGTGCGTCCGCTCGCGGTCTCCACCGCCGAGCGCTGGCCGCTGCTGCCGAACATTCCGCCGATCGGTGAAACCGTGAAGGGCTATGATGCCGCCTCGTGGTTCACCGTGGCCGCGCCGGCGAAGGTGCCGAAGGACATCATCACCCGTCTCAACGCCAGCATCATCAAGCACATCAAATCGCCTGAAGGCATCGAGCGCATTCGCAAGCTGGGCGGCGAGCCGATCGGCAACACGCCCGAAGAAATGCAGGCCTTCGTCATTTCCGAGACCGAGAAGTGGGGCAAGGTCGCCGAATTCGCCAAGATCAAGCCTGAATAG
- a CDS encoding TAXI family TRAP transporter solute-binding subunit, which translates to MKKKLLAAVALAATSLSAPAAHAQQFINILTGGTSGVYYPLGVAIGKIYGDKISGVKTQVQATKASVENLNLIEQGRGELAFTLGDSLKAAVDGDEEAGFKKPLTKLRTLGAIYPNYIQIVATADSGIKTLADLKGKTLSVGAPKSGTELNARAILKAAGLEYKDLGKIEYLPFAESVDLMKNRQLNATLQSAGLGVASLKDLSSSSEINVVSVPKAVVDKIGPPFVSVVIPANTYTGQKEDVPTAAVVNYLVTSSAVSDDLAYQMTKLIFESLPELANSHVAGKDIKLETAATGSPAPLHPGAIRYYKEKGLIK; encoded by the coding sequence ATGAAAAAGAAACTACTCGCTGCCGTTGCCCTCGCTGCCACGTCGCTGTCCGCGCCAGCCGCTCATGCCCAGCAATTCATCAATATTCTGACCGGCGGAACGTCGGGCGTATACTACCCGCTCGGGGTCGCCATCGGCAAAATCTACGGCGACAAGATTTCCGGCGTGAAGACCCAGGTGCAGGCCACCAAGGCGTCGGTCGAAAATCTCAATCTGATCGAGCAGGGCCGCGGTGAACTTGCTTTCACCCTGGGCGATTCGCTGAAGGCTGCCGTGGATGGCGACGAGGAAGCGGGCTTCAAGAAGCCGCTCACCAAGCTGCGCACGCTCGGCGCGATTTATCCGAACTACATTCAGATCGTCGCCACTGCCGACAGCGGCATCAAGACGCTGGCCGATCTCAAGGGCAAGACGCTCTCGGTCGGCGCGCCGAAGTCCGGCACCGAACTCAATGCGCGCGCAATCCTGAAAGCCGCGGGACTTGAGTACAAGGATCTCGGCAAGATCGAATACCTGCCGTTCGCCGAATCCGTCGACCTGATGAAGAACCGCCAGCTCAATGCGACCTTGCAATCGGCGGGCCTCGGCGTGGCCTCGTTGAAGGATCTCTCCAGTTCGAGCGAGATCAATGTTGTGTCGGTGCCGAAAGCCGTCGTCGACAAGATCGGACCTCCTTTCGTCTCCGTCGTCATTCCGGCCAACACCTATACCGGCCAGAAGGAAGACGTGCCGACCGCGGCGGTGGTGAACTATCTCGTCACCAGTTCGGCGGTGTCCGACGATCTTGCTTATCAGATGACCAAGCTGATCTTCGAGTCGCTGCCGGAACTGGCGAACTCGCATGTCGCCGGCAAGGACATCAAGCTGGAGACCGCGGCAACTGGCAGTCCGGCGCCGCTGCATCCGGGCGCGATCCGCTACTACAAGGAAAAAGGCCTTATCAAGTAA